A genomic window from Silene latifolia isolate original U9 population chromosome 11, ASM4854445v1, whole genome shotgun sequence includes:
- the LOC141611457 gene encoding putative disease resistance protein RGA1, with amino-acid sequence MATGVVITVAEKLFTVLTSQEFKEICSTFGYESQLDELADTVSTIKAVLFDADLKHQELTHGGREYIEKLKDAVYDVDDVLDEFNTMVLKAKKKNGGKTLKKMRRFFSRTNQFLVAFNMSREIKKLREKLDNIAKNRQQFGFSDVFVPPKQRKETGSYAREDSIIGRESDKAAIVGLLLDKSDPQPNVEENVTFATIVGMGGLGKTALAQLAYNDEEVKDEFKVRLWVCVSNEFGMEQIFAKMIGKNAGIGMEELQREVRKVIERRKYLLVLDDVWCENHNKWVELRDFLMLGGKGSRVLITSRSKAVARAINNNHTHELQGLSDECSWRLFKKMAFETGKSPLDHELVDIGKEVVKKCANVPLSIRVVGSLLYGQHKSKWLSFKSIDLRNLGSSEDGQAEDGIMPILKYSYYNLSPSLKSCFSYCALFPKDFEIRKRTLIWLWMAHGCLDLLNDGRSIEDVGDEYFSILLHRCFFQEVKEDDYGNIDTCKMHDLIHDLAQEVAGEDLFALETATFQFEQKIRHLSISNDGCKLLTRSGDRLGEMKKLRSLCHIYYYSFHPIANNEANVDIICSNLRRLRVLDFSFPRLKNLPNSIGDLSHLRYLDLSSNYSLKILPESITKLQNLQVLNLAYSGVRELPKGLRNLHNLRHLVLNNCTKLTHMPVGMDTMTGLMALSKFVVASKTCKHGKTGRLEDLRSLMHLTGTLEIIFKSGFCSELANDREGLLRDKVHLQNIVIRWEEDPDKECSLGAVHEKLLEGLRPHCNIKGIEISGYKGIKIPSWVGSLATFFPCLIRVTLRGFDWLCNLHSLGKLVHLKVLQLSCMPMVELTESDDNTTVSDTMSTVPDGLPLFRSLEKLLLKRLPKLNGIASVRLLPRLHRLVIEDCPSMTVVPRCPSLNDLHLVGVNEDFRFTSNRKVDPSSSSLTPLDLLPHRNDDSSCDSTFYLKSLLIDKVGLVNLIFGESLKGIETLSIRGLNQESLSTAADLFQKHASSIRDLQVTYCRGLKSLCGGGIEHLTNLRYLCISDSDELDLGKLEELKPLKNLSHLTLVALSKLIHLPEGIRHLSTLRTLAIYNCKLESLPEWLSSLPSLYSLQLHYCTELKSLPEAIRHMPSLRELQVWNCKGLTDRCREPNGQDWPKISHIHSLSIVANYD; translated from the exons ATGGCTACCGGAGTCGTGATCACTGTTGCTGAGAAGCTTTTCACTGTCCTGACAAGTCAAGAGTTCAAAGAAATATGCTCCACGTTTGGGTATGAATCCCAACTTGATGAGCTAGCCGACACTGTCTCCACCATCAAGGCTGTCCTTTTTGACGCCGACTTGAAACATCAAGAGCTCACCCATGGTGGCCGAGAGTACATTGAGAAGCTTAAGGATGCTGTCTACGATGTTGATGATGTGCTTGATGAGTTCAACACCATGGTTCTCAAGGCGAAGAAAAAAAATGGTGGTAAAACCCTGAAGAAGATGAGACGTTTCTTCTCCCGAACTAATCAATTCCTTGTTGCTTTTAATATGTCTCGTGAAATTAAGAAGCTTAGGGAGAAGTTGGATAATATTGCCAAAAATCGTCAACAATTTGGGTTTAGTGATGTTTTTGTGCCTCCTAAGCAAAGGAAGGAGACGGGTTCATATGCGAGGGAGGATAGCATTATTGGACGAGAATCCGACAAAGCAGCCATTGTGGGACTGCTGCTAGATAAATCGGATCCTCAACCTAATGTTGAAGAGAATGTTACATTTGCCACTATTGTAGGGATGGGAGGATTGGGAAAAACCGCACTTGCCCAACTTGCGTACAATGATGAGGAAGTTAAGGACGAATTCAAAGTGAGGTTGTGGGTTTGTGTATCTAACGAATTTGGCATGGAACAAATCTTTGCTAAGATGATTGGAAAGAATGCTGGAATTGGAATGGAAGAGTTGCAAAGAGAAGTCCGAAAAGTGATCGAGAGGAGGAAGTATTTGCTTGTTTTAGATGATGTTTGGTGTGAAAATCATAACAAATGGGTTGAGCTAAGAGACTTCTTGATGTTGGGAGGAAAAGGGAGTAGAGTACTAATAACTAGTCGCTCAAAAGCAGTTGCAAGAGCTATCAACAACAATCATACCCACGAGTTGCAGGGTCTTTCTGATGAGTGTTCATGGCGTTTGTTTAAGAAAATGGCTTTTGAGACGGGAAAGTCGCCTTTAGATCATgaacttgtggacattggtaAGGAAGTGGTTAAGAAATGCGCCAATGTTCCTCTCTCAATAAGGGTTGTAGGTAGCCTGCTCTACGGACAACACAAGAGCAAGTGGTTATCATTTAAAAGTATAGACTTGAGAAATTTGGGGAGTAGCGAGGATGGCCAAGCTGAGGATGGCATAATGCCTATACTGAAGTACAGCTACTATAATCTTAGTCCCTCGTTGAAGAGTTGTTTTAGCTATTGTGCACTCTTTCCTAAGGATTTCGAAATAAGAAAACGCACCTTGATTTGGCTGTGGATGGCTCACGGTTGTCTTGACCTATTAAATGATGGGCGAAGCATAGAAGATGTCGGTGACGAGTACTTTTCAATTTTACTTCACAGATGTTTTTTTCAAGAAGTTAAAGAGGATGACTATGGTAACATTGATACTTGTAAAATGCATGATTTGATACATGATCTTGCTCAAGAAGTTGCAGGTGAAGATTTATTTGCGCTAGAAACTGCTACATTCCAATTTGAGCAGAAAATTCGTCATCTATCAATTAGCAATGATGGGTGTAAGCTCTTGACTAGATCCGGAGATCGTCTGGGTGAGATGAAGAAGTTACGTTCTTTGTGTCACATTTATTATTACAGTTTTCATCCAATAGCTAATAATGAAGCAAATGTGGACATAATTTGTTCAAATCTTAGACGTTTAAGGGTGTTAGACTTCAGTTTTCCTCGGCTAAAAAACTTGCCAAATTCCATTGGTGATTTATCGCATCTAAGGTATCTTGATCTTAGTTCGAACTACAGTTTAAAGATTCTCCCTGAATCAATTACCAAACTTCAGAATTTGCAAGTATTGAACTTGGCGTATTCTGGTGTGAGGGAATTGCCAAAGGGCTTGAGAAACCTTCACAATCTTAGGCACTTGGTCTTAAATAACTGCACCAAATTGACTCATATGCCTGTTGGGATGGATACTATGACCGGTCTTATGGCTTTGAGTAAGTTTGTTGTGGCCAGCAAAACTTGCAAGCATGGCAAGACAGGCCGGTTAGAAGATTTGAGAAGCCTCATGCATCTCACTGGGACTCTTGAAATCATTTTTAAAAGCGGGTTTTGTTCTGAGTTGGCAAACGATAGGGAAGGTTTGCTGCGCGACAAGGTACATCTCCAGAATATCGTAATACGCTGGGAAGAAGACCCCGATAAAGAATGCAGCTTAGGAGCTGTCCATGAGAAATTGTTGGAAG GCCTCCGCCCTCACTGTAATATAAAGGGGATTGAAATTTCGGGGTACAAAGGCATCAAAATACCGAGTTGGGTGGGATCATTGGCAACGTTCTTCCCATGTCTTATTAGAGTTACACTACGTGGTTTTGATTGGTTATGTAATCTACATTCACTTGGTaaacttgtccacctcaaagttCTTCAACTCTCATGTATGCCTATGGTGGAGCTTACAGAGAGTGATGACAACACTACAGTTTCTGATACGATGTCAACAGTACCAGATGGATTACCATTGTTCCGGTCTCTTGAAAAGCTTCTGCTTAAAAGGCTGCCTAAGTTAAATGGAATAGCTTCTGTCCGATTGTTGCCTCGTCTTCATAGATTGGTAATAGAGGACTGCCCTAGCATGACAGTTGTTCCTCGATGCCCCAGTCTCAATGATTTGCACCTAGTTGGAGTAAACGAAGATTTTAGGTTTACAAGTAACCGAAAAGTTGACCCTAGCTCATCCAGCTTGACTCCCCTTGACTTGTTACCCCATCGAAATGATGATTCTTCCTGTGACTCAACCTTCTATTTGAAATCGCTGCTTATAGATAAGGTGGGACTTGTTAACTTGATATTTGGTGAGTCTCTGAAAGGTATAGAGACCCTCAGCATACGTGGCTTGAACCAGGAGAGTTTGTCAACAGCTGCAGATTTATTCCAAAAACACGCCTCTTCAATTAGGGATCTACAAGTTACATATTGCCGTGGGCTAAAGAGTTTGTGCGGAGGAGGAATAGAGCATCTCACTAATCTAAGATACCTCTGCATCAGTGACTCTGATGAATTAGACTTGGGGAAGTTAGAAGAGTTAAAACCCCTTAAAAACCTCAGTCATTTAACCCTAGTGGCCCTCTCCAAGTTGATACATCTGCCAGAGGGGATCCGACACCTGAGTACCCTTCGAACTCTCGCAATTTATAATTGCAAGTTGGAATCCTTGCCGGAATGGCTTTCCTCCCTCCCCTCTCTGTATTCGCTGCAGTTGCACTACTGCACAGAACTTAAATCATTGCCAGAAGCAATTCGTCACATGCCTTCCCTCCGAGAACTTCAAGTCTGGAACTGTAAAGGATTGACTGATAGATGCAGAGAACCAAATGGTCAAGACTGGCCGAAAATAAGCCATATCCACAGTTTGAGTATCGTTGCAAACTATGATTAG